The Solibacillus sp. FSL R7-0668 genome includes the window TGCAGCAAGGCCTTTTGGGGTGTTTTCAGCAACGACATGGCTAAAGTTGATGACAATTTGATCATCAAGACCGATTTGCTCTTCATCGTATGGCAGTTCATGCTGATTCCAAAAGTCAAAGCGAAATGAAATGGAAATGATGAGTCCCACAATCGTTATAACAGCTGTCATAATATAAAAACGCAAAATAATCGCCTCTTTTTTCTAAGAATTTCTAAAACCATTTGTAAAATTGACTGCAAATCGAATCGGTTTGTTATATTATATAGCAAAAAAGGAGGCAGAAAATGAAAACGAAACAATTAACGATGAATAGGAAAATTGTGTTACTGACTTTTTTCATTATCGCCTTTTCTTTTTTAGTTGCAGGCATTTTATTAATAAGCAATTTAGCACAAAACAATGAAGAAACACTCGGGCAGCGCGCTATGCTCGTTGCTCGTACCATTTCGGATTTACCCGATATTCATAAACATTTAGATCAAGAAAATTTACAGCTTGCTCAAACGAATATTCAAAAAACGATAAACGATATTAAAACGATTAACAAAGCGGATTATATTGTTGTGATGAATATGGATCGCATCAAGTTATCCCATCCATCACCAAACCAGCTAGGAAAAAAAAGCTACTCGACCGATATTGAGGCTGCATTTAGTGAAAATTATTATATTTCAAAAGCCATTGGGGAACAAGGGAAAATGGTGCGCGCATTTGTTCCGATACTGAATGATGCACGAAAGCAAATTGGTGTCGTTGTTGTAGGCTTTGCGCTGCCTACATTTTTAGACATACTGAAGCAAAATATGAATGAAATCATTGTAACAGTTACATTGTCGATTTTATTTAGTATTTGGGGTGCGCATACGTTAGGGCGACATATTAAGCGCCAAATGTTTGGTCTAGAGCCTCAGGAAATTGCGAAGGTATATGTTGAACGCAACGAAACCTTTAACGCAATGCATGAAGGAATTATTGCGGTCGATAAAGATATGGTCATTACGATTTTCAATAAAAAGGCGAGCCGAATTTTAGGCGTTGGCGGCAATCCGAAAAAATACATTGGTAGCTATATTTATGATGTGCTGCCCGATACACGTTTACCAGAAATCGTCGAGAGTGGTCGCGCTGTGTATAACCAAGAAATTTATGTGAATAACCATAGTATTTTAAGTAACCGCATTCCTATTTTGGTAAATGGAAAAACAGTAGGGGCGGTTGCGGTATTCAAAGATTTAACTGAATTTAAGCAGCTTGCCGAAGAGTTGACCGGTGTCAAGGCGTTTGTACAAGCACTCCGTATCCAAACGCATGAATATAAAAACAAGCTGCATACCATCGCCGGGTTACTGCAGCTCGGGCATCATCAGCAGGCGCTTGATTATTTATCGCAAGTGAAAATTCAGCATGATGAAGTAACAAAATTTTTAAACGAGCGGATTTATAATGAAAATATTTCAGGGCTGTTGCTGAGTAAAATTAGCCGTGGCAACGAACTAGGAATTCATGTGAAAATTGACGAGGAAAGTCGATTAACCCATTTTCCAGCGTTGTTAGACCATCATGATTTTGTCCTGTTGTTCGGGAATCTGATTGAAAACGCGTTTGATGCACTCGTAGGGGTTGACCGAGATTATAAGGAAATTCTTATTTCGATTGATGATAATGATGGGATGCTAGCAATTATGGTAGCGGATAATGGGATAGGTATACCAAAAAAACATTTAGAAAATATATTTGAAAATGGTTTTTCAACTAAGCAAAATGCGAATCGTGGAATTGGTTTGTTTTTAATTAATGAAATTGTTAAAAAAGGTAATGGTACTATTGAAATAACAAGTGAAGTAAATAAGGGCACAACATTTATTTTGACATTTGATTTTTAAAAAGGGGGCTACTCGCTTGAAAACGATTCAAGTTTTGTTAGTAGAAGATGATCCGATGGTGCGCGAAGTAAATCGACAATTTATCGAGCGTGTGGAAGGATTTAAAGTAATAGACATGGCATCAGATGGGGTAAAAGGAATTGAAAAAATTAAAGCACTGAAGCCGGATTTAGTTGTGATGGATATTTTTATGCCCGAACAGGATGGAATCCAAACGCTGCATCAAATTCGCGCTGAAAATTTAAATGTCGATTGCTTGACGGTGACAGCAGCGAATGATGTGCAGACAATTCAGCAAATATTACATCTAGGGGTATTTGATTATATTATGAAGCCCTTTACGTTTGAACGGATGGAGCAAACATTAATTCATTATCGTCAATTCAAGGAAAAGATGGCATCAGCAAGTGATGTATCACAGGCTGAGCTGGATGAAATGATTGGACAGGCATGGCAGCCAAT containing:
- a CDS encoding sensor histidine kinase encodes the protein MKTKQLTMNRKIVLLTFFIIAFSFLVAGILLISNLAQNNEETLGQRAMLVARTISDLPDIHKHLDQENLQLAQTNIQKTINDIKTINKADYIVVMNMDRIKLSHPSPNQLGKKSYSTDIEAAFSENYYISKAIGEQGKMVRAFVPILNDARKQIGVVVVGFALPTFLDILKQNMNEIIVTVTLSILFSIWGAHTLGRHIKRQMFGLEPQEIAKVYVERNETFNAMHEGIIAVDKDMVITIFNKKASRILGVGGNPKKYIGSYIYDVLPDTRLPEIVESGRAVYNQEIYVNNHSILSNRIPILVNGKTVGAVAVFKDLTEFKQLAEELTGVKAFVQALRIQTHEYKNKLHTIAGLLQLGHHQQALDYLSQVKIQHDEVTKFLNERIYNENISGLLLSKISRGNELGIHVKIDEESRLTHFPALLDHHDFVLLFGNLIENAFDALVGVDRDYKEILISIDDNDGMLAIMVADNGIGIPKKHLENIFENGFSTKQNANRGIGLFLINEIVKKGNGTIEITSEVNKGTTFILTFDF
- a CDS encoding response regulator, whose amino-acid sequence is MKTIQVLLVEDDPMVREVNRQFIERVEGFKVIDMASDGVKGIEKIKALKPDLVVMDIFMPEQDGIQTLHQIRAENLNVDCLTVTAANDVQTIQQILHLGVFDYIMKPFTFERMEQTLIHYRQFKEKMASASDVSQAELDEMIGQAWQPINEEQEQVIKVSQDLPKGFNRATMDKVLKYLKQCEVGASADDVATGIGVARVTARRYLDYMEKNEMIRVDIQYGSVGRPINQYFIEE